CCCAGCAGCTTCGAGCACATCCCGGACGGCGAGGACCCCGCGGTCAACGCCGAGTACGCGCCGGTCCTCGACCGGATCTTCGGATGATGTCCCCGCTGCGGAGCCGTCGGGAAGGCGGGAACATGCGAACCGCACACGGGCGACGAGCCTGCGTTCCGATCGCCGTCGCCGCGGCGCTCGTCCTCGCCGGCTGCGCGGGCGGGTCGGCGACCGTCGGCTCGGGCTCGCCCGTCGAGGTCCCGGGGGCGACGGCCGAGGGCAACGAGTTCATGAACGAGCTGTATCGGGACGCGGTGGAGTCGGGAGCGACCGAGGTCGTGCTCTACGGCGCATCGCAGAGCACCTCGACGGGCATGTTCGAGAAGTTCTCCGAGCGCTTCCCCGGCATCACCATCGTTCCGCAGGACGCGGCGGACTCGCAGACCCTCACGAAGCTTCAGGTCGAGGCGGAGAGCGGCAACCGGCTGGCCGATCTGTACGGCGGCGGCATCGCGTCGGCCACGCGGATCGCCGAGATCCCGGACGTCTGCACGAAGGCCGACGTCCGGACGGCGCCGGACGGCGTCGAGCTCCCGTACTCCAGCGACGACCTCGTCCTCTCGTACAACATGCGCTTCTTCAGCTTCGTCTACAACACCGAGCTCGTGGCCGAGGAGGATGCGCCGCGTTCCTGGGAGGACCTCCTCGACCCGAAGTGGAAGGGGCAGCTGGTCATGGGCGATCCGACGGTCATCGGCGGCCTGCGCTACGTGCTCACCGCGCTGCTCGTGCCGGAGTCGGCGGACGCCTGGGGCGAGGAGTACCTCGCACAGCTCGCGGCGCAGGACGTGAACATCTCGCAGAACGAGCCGACCGTGCCCGCGGACGTGGCGTCCGGGCGGTTCCCCGTCGGGGTCGGCGTGTTCAGCGGCTACTACCAGGCGCAGAAGGCCAAGGGCGCCCCGATCGAGATGGTGTTCCCGCTCGACGACGGCGGCAACTTCCTGAGCAGCTCGGGTCTGTGCGTGGTGAAGGACGCCCCCCACGCCGACGCGGCTCTGCTCTACGTGAACTGGCTCTTCTCCCCGGAGGGCCAGCAGGTGCTCGCCGAGGTGGACAACGGCTACGGCCTGGTCCCGGGTTCGCCCGGCCCGTTCGGCGCGCCGCCGCTCGACGAGCTCGACCGCCTGCCCGCGACGAACACCGACCCGGAGTTCAACGCGCCGTACTTCGCCGTCATCGACCGTTTGTTCCAGTAGCGCCCGACACACGAAGGATTCGCACAATGACAGATGTACTCGTCTCCGGACTCACGAAGCACTACGGCGACAAGCCTGCGCTGCGCAGCCTCGACCTCTCCGTCGCGTCGGGCGAGTTCGTGACCCTCCTCGGGCCCAGCGGCTGCGGGAAGACGACGACGCTGAGGTGCCTCGCCGGCCTGGAGCGGCCCAGCGGCGGCACGATCTCCCTGGGCGGGCGCGTGGTCGTCGACACCGAGGGCGGGGTCTTCGTCCCGCCGGACAAGCGCCACGTCGGCATGGTGTTCCAGAGCTATGCGCTGTGGCCGCACATGAACGTCGCGGAGAACGTCGCCTACCCCCTCAAGGTGGCGGGGGTCGGGCGCGCGGATCGCCGATCGCGCATCCGCGAGATGCTCGAGGCGGTCGACCTCGCGCCCTACGAGCAGCGTCCCGTCACGGCGCTGTCGGGCGGCCAGCAGCAGCGCGTGTCGCTCGCCCGGGCGCTCGCCGCGCGTCCCGGGATCGTGTTCTACGACGAGCCGCTGTCGAACCTGGACACGAAGCTCCGCTACCAGATGGGCCAGCAGGTGCGCGCGCTGCACAACCAGTTCGAGACGACGTCCGTGTACGTCACGCACGATCAGGAGGAGGCGATCACCCTCTCCGACCGGATCATCGTGATGAACCACGGCGTGATCGAGCAGCAGGGGACGCCGCAGGAGGTCTACGACCGCCCCCGCTCGGCCTATGTCGCGGACTTCATGGGGTTCCAGAACATCGTGCGCGGATCGGTCGTGGGCATCGGAGACGACCGCGCGGACGTGCGGCTCCACGACAGCGAGATCGTGGTCGGGGCCTACACCGAGACCCCGCCTCCGCTCGGAGCCGAGGTGTCCGTGGCCTTCCGCTCGGACCATGTGCGCCTGTCGCAGCCGGGGTCGACCGGCCTCGGCCGGGTCGACGGCACGATCACGAGGAGCACCTTCGTCGGCAACGGCTACAACCTCCTCGTCGACGCGCAGGGGACTCCGATCCGGGTGCGCATCGGGCGCAGCGAGCTCGACGGCAGGAACCGGCCCGCTCCCGCGCAGGGGGAGGGCATCTCCTTCGACGTGAACCCCCATCGGGCGCTCGTCGTCGACGACGAGTCGGGCCAGCGCAGGCCGTACGCGACGGAGGCGGTCCGCGTGCCCGTTCCCACCCGCTGAGAGGGAGGCGCGGCCCGCCGTCGTGTCGCGGGGCTCCGGCGGACCGCGCTCGGCGACGACGGTCCGGCGGGGCCCTCCGCCCTCTCAGCCGTCGCCGTGGAGGATCAGCCCGCGGAGGTTGCGCCCCGCGAGCATGTCGTCGAACCCCGCGTCGATCTCGTCGATCCGGTACGTGCGCGTCACCAGCTCGTCCAGCTTGAGACGCCCACTCCGGTACAGCTCGATGAGCCGGTGGATGTCGGAGCGCACGTTGGACGTGCCGATCGTGCTGCCGCGGATCGTCTGGTTCTGCATAACGAACGGCGCGAGGGGGAGATCCAGCCGGAAGCGCGACGGCGAGCCGAGCGCCGCGATCGTCAGCACGCCGCCCTTGCGCAGCATCGCCTGCCCCGCCTCGGCGAGACCCGGGACGCCGGCGGACAGGATGACGTGGTCCGCGCCGCCCTGGCGCAGGGACGACACGTGCGCGAGCGCCTCCTCGGTCGTCGTGAACCCCGATGTCGCGCCGAAGAGCGGTGCGGCCGCGACCTTCGCCTCGACGGGGTCGACGACGACGATCTCGGCCGCGCCGGCGTGCAGGGCTCCCTGACAGGCGTTCAGCCCCACGCCGCCGGCGCCGATCACGACGACGACGTCGCCGGGGGCGACCCTGGCCGCGTTCACGGCCGCGCCCCAGCCCGTCGGGACGGCGCATCCGAGGACGGCGAGGGTCTCCAGGGGGATGTCGTCGTCGACGACGATGCACGAGGCGTCCGACACGACCGAGAACCGCGAGAACGTCCCGAGCATGCTGTTCGCGCCGTAGTCGACGCCGCCGCGGTGGAAGCGGAACCCGCCCCCCGGGAGCGTCCCGGTCAGCGAGTTCGCGCTCTCGTCGCACAGGTAGCTCTTGCCCGCGGCGCAGTACTCGCACCGGCCGCAGCTGGGGCGGAACGCGCAGACCACGTGGTCGCCCTCCCGGATCCCCCGGACGCCGCGGCCGACGTCGCGGACGATGCCCGCGCCCTCGTGCCCGCCGACGATCGGGAACCGCATCCGGGAGCTGATCGACCCGTTCCGCACGCTCTCGTCGGAGTGGCAGATGCCGGAGGCGACGAACTCGATGAGAAGCTCGTTCTCCCCGGGGCCGTCGAGATCGAGCTCGGCGACCTCCCAGTCCTGTCCTGCGGCTTCGAGCACGGCTGCGATGGTCTTCATGGCTGATCGGCACTCCAACGTGTGTTCAGGGCGTCGGCGCCTGCGCGCCGCCGGGCGGGGCGCGGACGTGCCCGACGACCTCTCCGTCGCGAGCGTTCCGGCGCCTGCTCAGGGAACGATAGCCCCGCCGAGCCCCCGCCGGAGCGTGCGCGCTGATCGAAAGTCGTCCGCGGGCATCGGACACGGTGTCGAGGACGCCGACGGTCCCCCGCCGCGCGGATCGGGGCCGGCCCGACCGCGCCGTCCGACGCCATGTCGGATCCGGCTCGTCGATCTTCGTACTTCAGCCGGAGGAGCCGCGACAGGATCGGTACTTATCGTGGAAGTCCGAACGGACGATGGCCGTCCCGCACGAGGTGCGCTCGACGGCGTCGCAGCCAGCGTACGCGTCCGTCGTCTACACGGGTTCGTCGCCGAACCCGGCAGGAAGGGGCACGCACGTGAGCAGCGTCGGCATCAGCCACCATCCCGAACGAGTCGGCGAGCGCGCGGAGGCGTACGTCGCACGCGGCGACTACGCCGGCATCGAATGGCACATCGAGCGGGGCGGCGAGGTGCTGTCCGCGGGCCGGGCCGGGCTCGCGGATCCGCTCGAGGGCGTGGCGCTGCCCGACGTCCCGATCTACCGGATCTACTCGATGACGAAGCCCCTCGTCGCAGCCGTCGCGGTGATGCTGGTCGACGAGGGCAGACTGCGCCTGTCGGATCCCGTCGCACGACACGTGCCGGAGTTCGGCGACCCGCAGGTGCGGGAGGCGGACGGCACGACGCGACCGGCCAGGACGCCCCTGCTCGTCGAGCATCTCTTCACGCACCGGTCGGGTCTCAGCTACAACTGGCAGCAGACCCCGGTCTCGGGCCTCTACGCCGAGAGGGTCCGGTTCCAGGACGAGCACAGCCTCGAGGACCTCGTGAAGAGCCTCGCCGGCGTGCCCCTCTTCGCCGACCCCGGCACGGTCTGGCACTACTCGCACTCGCTGGACGTGCTCGGGCACATCGTCGCCGTCGTCGAGGGCAAGCCGCTGGCGGCCGTGCTGGAGGAGCGCCTGTTCGCGCCGCTGGGGACGACGGACACCGGCTACTTCGTCCCCGAGTCCGAGCGCGGCCGCATCCTCCCGATGTTCACGGAGCCCGGCGACCCCGGCGCCGGCAGTCTCGGCTACGCCCCGCCGCCGATGCTCTACCCGGCGGACGATCCGGATTACGCCCGCGGCGGTCTCGGGCTGTTCTCCACCCTGCCCGACTACGTCAAGCTCGCCCGCTTCCTCATCGGCGGCCGCGATCCGCGGGGAGAGCGCCTTCTCTCGAAGGCGGGCGTCGAGGCGCTGTGGACCGATCGGCTCGCCCCGGCCCAGACCCCCATCTCCATCGCCGGGCTCCCCAAGTACCACGGCTACGGGTTCGGTCTCGGCGGCCGGGTCCTCGTGCGCCCGAGCGACTCCCCGTTCTCCTCCGTGCAGGGCGAGGCGGGTTGGGAGGGCGCCGGGACCACGTATTTCTGGTTGGATCCGAAGAACGACATCACGGGTGTCGTCCTGTCCCAGTACCTGGGCCAGAGGTTTCCGTTGGGCGAGGACATCCGCGCCGCGTTCTACGAGTCGCTGGACGGAACGAGCGCACCGCACGACGGGTGACACCCGATGGGATCGACGTCCGGAAGACCGCTCGCCGCAGCCGCGCCGAGGCGGCGTCCCGCACAGACAGAGCACATGAACCAATGGAGGTAGACATGGCCGAGAAGAACACCGATCAGCCCGACGACGGCACGCAGCCGAGGTTCGACCCGGCCCGGCTGCGGGCGAGGTACCGGGCGGAGCGCGCCAAGCGCATCCGCGCGGACGGGAACCGGCAGTACCAGAAGCTCGAGGGGGAGTTCTCCGACCTGGACTTCGATCCGTACGTCGAGCCCGGGTTCTCGCGCGAGCCCGTCGCCGACGCCGTCGACGCCGTGATCGTGGGCGGCGGATACGGCGGTCTCCTCGTGGGGGCGGAGCTCCGCCGGGCCGGCCTGGAGAGGATCAGGATCATCGAGCGCGGCGGCGACATCGGCGGGACGTGGTACTGGAACCGCTACCCCGGCGCCGCATGCGACGTCGAGAGCTACATCTATCTGCCGCTGATCGAGGAGGTGGGAGGGGCGCCGTCGCACAAGTACGCCACCGCGCCGGAGATCTGGGAGCACACGAAGAAGATCGCCCGGAGGTTCGACCTCTACCGCGACGCTCTGTTCCAGACGGCGGTGACCGAGGCGGTGTGGGACGAGAAGAGCGAGACCTACACCGTGCGGACCGACCGGGACGACGTGATCCGGGCCCGCTACCTGATCACCGCCACGGGGTCGCTGTCCAAGCCGAAGCTGCCCGGGATCCCGGGCATCGCCTCGTATCGGGGGCACATGATACACAGCAGCCGCTGGGACTACGAGTACACGGGCGGCGACCAGACGGGCGGGCTGAGCGGGCTGGCCGACAAGCGCGTGGCCGTGATCGGCACGGGGGCGACGGCCGTCCAGCTGATCCCGCACCTCGCCGAAGGCGCCGAGCACCTGTTCGTCTTCCAGCGGACGCCGTCGTCGATCCACGTCAGGGCCGACCGTCCGACGGACCCGGAGTGGTTCGAGGGCCTGCCGAAGGGCTGGCAGAAGGAGCGCGTGGAGAACTTCACCAAGGCGTTCGAGGGCATCCCCGTCGAGGTCGACCTGGTGAACGACAGCTGGACGCAGTCGTTCTTCGACGCGGCCGACGCCGCGGCGCATCGCGACGTCGCACCGCACCAGCTGGCCAACTACCTGAAGATGGAGGAGACGCGGTCGCGCGTCGACCAGGTCGTCAAGGATCCGCGGGTCGCGGAGGCGCTCAAGCCGTGGTACGACTTCTTCTGCAAGCGCCCCTGCTTCCACGACGGGTACCTCGAGGTGTTCAACCGGGACAACGTGACCCTCGTCGACACGGACGGGCGCGGTGTCGACCGCATCGACGAGACCGGGCTGTGGGTGGACGGCGAGCACTACGAGGTCGACTGCATCGTCTTCGCGACCGGGTTCGAGGTCGGGACGAGCTTCCGCTCCCGCACCGGGTTCGACATTCGCGGTCGCGGCGGGATGACGCTGGACGACCACTGGAAGGACGGCTTCCGCTCGCTCCACGGGCTCGCCGTCCACAACTTCCCCAACTACTTCTTCATCAACAGCCTGTCGCAGGCGGCGATGACCGCCAACTTCGCCCATACGCTGGCCGAGGAGTCGGCGCACATCGGCTACATCATCGGCGCGGCGAACCGGGACTCGGCGAAGACGATCGAGGTCACCGCGGAGGCCGAGGAGGCCTGGGTCCAGGAGATCATCGACGTCGTCACCAACAACACCGTGGGGGCGCAGAACCTGGCCTTCCAGGAGGAGTGCACGCCCGGGTACTACAACAACGAGGGCAAGCCGTCCCTCGTCGCCGTCCAGAACGGCCCCTACGGCCTGGGGGCGACGGCCTACTTCGGGGTGCTCGACAGCTGGAGGAAGGCCGGGACGCTGCCGGGGCTGTCCCTCACGCCCGCCCCCGTCACCGTCGAGGCGCGCTGAGCCGAGCGCGGCGGCCACAAGGAGATCGAGGAGACGAGAATGATCGAACGGAAAGCGTTCTACATCGGCGGCGAGTGGACCGCCCCGGCGGCGGGCGGCGTCACGGAGGTCCGCGACCCGGCGACGGGCGAGCTCGTCGGGCGGACGCCCCGGGGGACCGCGGAGGACGTGGACGCCGCGGTCGCCGCGGCGAGAGCGGCTTTCGAGCCGTGGGCGGCGACGCCGCCCACGGAGCGGATCGCCGTCCTCGACCGGGTCAGGGACGCCCTGCGTGCGCGCAACGACGAGCTCGCGGATCTCATCAGCGCCGAGATGGGGGCGCCGCGGACGTTCTCGCGCGGCGCCCACGTGACGATGGCGGTGAACAACTTCGACGCCGCGGCGCGGGCGATGGAGGAGATCCTCGCCGAGGGCGAGGAGACGATCGGGTCCACGCTCGTCGTGCGCGAGCCGGTCGGGGTCGTCGGCGCGATCACGCCGTGGAACTTCCCCCTGCATCAGATCTCCGCGAAGGTGGCGCCGGCGCTGGCCGCCGGCTGCACCGTCGTCCTCAAGCCCAGCGAGGTCGCACCGCTGAGCGCCTATGCGCTCGCCGAGATCTTCGCCGAGGCGGGGCTGCCCGCCGGCGTGTTCAACCTCGTCGGCGGCGCGGGGCGGGTGGTCGGCGAGCGCATCGTCGCGCACCCCGACGTCGACATGGTCAGCTTCACGGGCTCGACGCAGGCGGGCAGGCGGATCGCGGAGCTCGCGGCCACGGGGCTGAAGAAGGTGACCCTGGAGCTCGGCGGCAAGAGCGCGAACATCCTGCTCGACGACGCGGATCTCGCGGTCGCCGTCCCCGCCGCGGTCAAGCAGTGCTACGCGAACACCGGCCAGGCGTGCGCGGCGCTGAGCCGCCTGCTGGTCCCCCGCTCCCTGCTGGACGAGGTGGAGCGGCGCGCCGCGGAGGCCGCGACGGCGTGGACCGTGGGTCAGCCGTCCGACCCGTCGGCGAAGCTCGGGCCCGTCGCGTCCCCCGACCAGCAGCGCAGCGTCCTGGGCTTCATCGACTCGGGCATCGCCGAGGGCGCCCGACTCGTCCTCGGAGGCCCGACGCCGCCCATCGCCACGGGAGCGTTCGTCTCTCCGACGATCTTCTCCGACGTCACCGGCGACATGACGATCGCGCAGGAGGAGATCTTCGGCCCCGTGCTGTCGATCCTGCCGTACGACACCGAGGACGAGGCCGTCCGGATCGCGAACTCCGTCCCCTACGGCCTCTCCGGCGGCGTGTGGTCGACGGACCGCGACCGCGCGGTCGCCCTCGCCCGGCGGCTCCGCACCGGACAGGTCGTCCTCAACGGACAGCCGCTGAACCTCCGCGCGCCGTTCGGCGGCTACGGCCAGTCGGGCCTGGGCCGCGAGTACGGCCGGTACGGGCTCGAGGAGTACTTCGAGATCAAGTCCCTCCAGGGCGCGGGATGAGCCGGCGCGCGAGGGCCCTGCCGTGCTGAGCGCGTGGTTCCGCGGGACCGGCGAGATCGACGTGCGCGAGGTGGACGACCCCGTCATCGTGGACCCGCGAGACGTCGTCGTGGACATCTCCTACGCCGGCATCTGCGGATCCGACCTCTGGGGATATCGCGGCCTTCTCGACCGGCCGGCCGGGAGCACCGGCCACGAGTTCATCGGACGGGTGCGGGAGGTCGGGGGCGCCGTCCGCTCCCTCGCCCCGGGGGACGGCGTCATCGCCCCGTTCATGTACGCGGACGGCACGTGCGTCGAGTGCAGACGGGGGCTCCAGCCCCACTGCGCGAACGCGGGCCGGTGGGGCAAGGAGGTCCCCGGCGCTCAGGCGGAGCGCATCCGCGTGCCCTACGCCGAGGCCACCCTCGTGAAGCTGCCCTGGGAGGCCGACGCCATCGACCGGGAGCTGGCCCGCAAGCTGATCCCGCTCACGGACGTCTTCGCCACGGGCACGCACGGCGCCTCGCTCGCGGGCGTCGGCAGCGGCGACGTGGTCGCCGTCGTCGGCGACGGCGCCGTGGGCATCTCGGCCGCCATCGCGTCCGTCAGACGGGACGCCGCGCGCGTGATCCTCTTCGGCGAGCAGGAGGCCCGCCTGTCGGTCGCCGCCCGGTACGGCGTCGAGACGGTGCGCGTCGACCGCGACGAGAGCGCCGCGGAGCGGCTGCGCTCGCTCAACGGCGGCGCCCTCGCGGACCGCGTCGTCGAGTGCGTCGGCCTCGAGGCCGCGTTCGACAGCGCGCTCGGCCTCGTCCGCCCCGGCGGGTCGATGGGCTTCGTCGGCGTGCCGCACGGCGTGGACCGGCTGCCGCCGATGCGCGTCTTCGACAACCAGACGACGCTCGCCGGGGGCGTCGCGCCCGTGCGTCGCTACCTCTGGCAGCTCGTCAACGACACGTTCGCCGGCGGCCTCGACGTGTCGCCCCTCGTGGACCGGACGCTGCCGCTCTCGGACGTCGCAGCGGGATACGAGGCGATGAGCAGCGGCGAGGCGCTCAAGGTCATGCTGACGGTGTCCTGACCGCCGGGCCCGGCTCCGGGGGGGGGGAGGCCGGACCCGGTGCGCGTCCGACGGCCTACCGGATCCCGGCGAGCGTCGCCACGCGGAGCGCCGTGTGGAGCTCGTGACGGACGACCCCGTCCGACAGATCGGCGTCGACGATCGTCCGGATCCGGTCCAGCCGGTAGTAGAGGGTGCTCCGGTGGATGTGCAGCATGCGCGCGGTGCGCTGCGCGTCGGCGCCGTTGTCGAGGTACGACTCCAGCGTCGACGCCAGATCGGCCCCGCTCGACACGGCCAGCAGCCTCCGGACCCCGTCGGGCATGTCCTGCATCGTCAGGCGGTCCAGGGGCAGCTGCAGCAGGAGACGATCGACCCCCAGCCCGTCCCAGATCGCGGTCGCGCCGTAGCGCTGCGGGGCGTAGGCCGTCGCGCGGATCGCGATCTGCGCCTCCCGACGGGACTCGTGGACGTCGACGAGGCTCGCGCGCGGCGAGCCGCCGGCCCCCCTCGCGCCGGGGAAGGACAGGCCGGCGATGAGGCTCTCCAGCCGTTGCGGGTTGACCTCGTGCGGGATGACGAGCACTCCCTCGCCGTCGATCACCGTGCCGATGGACGTGCGAGAGGTGATCGACGAGATCCGGGCGAGCGCACGGTCGACGACGAGGCGCGACATGGCGGCGCTGCGGTCGTCCTCGTCGCCGACGAGGAACACCATCGCCGCGTAGACGGTCGACGACGAGATCAGCCCCGCCTGCAGCAGCTCCTCCGCGGCCGACTGACGTTCGCGGGCGTCTCCGTGGAGGAGCCCCGTCGCGAGCCGGAGGACGCGGTCGGACCCCTCGCGCTCGGCGGCCGCGCGCGCGGCGAGGTTCGCGCCGAGCTCCGCGCGGAGCGCCTGGATGTCGGGGGCGTCGCGTCCCTCCGCCGGCTCGTCGTCGCGGGGGACATAGGAGACGTACCCCGTGAGACGGCCCTGATAGCGCAGCGCGGCCACCACCCGCGGGGGCGAGTCGCCGATCACCGGGATCAGGACGGCGCCGTCCGCGCGCTCGACGCCGTGCTCCCTGATCATCTCCGTCGCCCTCGTCGATCCCCTGTGCGAGAGGATCATCGACAGCCGGGCGCGGTCGATCTCCCCCTCGTGCACGCTGAACGCCACGACGTTGAAGTCGTGATCGAAGACGATGACCGGTCGTCCGATCCGTTCCGCCAACTCCTGCACACGGCCGTCGAAGTTCATTCGGGTGTCTGCCTCCTTCGAGCCGGCGCCCTTGCCCGCTCGTCGATCAGGATAACGCACTCCGACACCGTGTCTGACTGCCTCCGGCGAGCTTCGCTCAGCTGGCCGATGATCCGCCCGACGCCCGAATCTAGCCTCGAACACGAGAAGCGCCGCCGCACTCGCGGCCGCGCGACGACGATGTCACGCAAGGAGCACCATGGCGCTGCAGACCACCACGGCACAAGGACTTCAGACCGGAGACCGCTTCCGGGAGAGCCTCGACGACGGGCGCGAGGTCTGGGTCGACGGGAAGCGGATCGCGAACGTCGCGGAGCACGCCGCCTTCAAGCCCGCGGTGGACCTCTTCGCCGACCTGTTCGACCAGCGCCTCGCGGACCCGGAGGCGCTCGCCGCGAGCTCCTTCCGCTCGCCGGTGACGGGCAATCCGGTCAGCCGCTCGTACGCGCTGCCCCGGACCGCCGAGGACCTCCGCGCGAAGTTCCGCGCATCGGAGTGGTGGATGCGGCAGAGCCTCGGCCAGCTCGGACGCTCGCCCGACTTCATGGCGAACGTCGTCGTCGGCCTGTGGGACTACCACCAGGAGCTCGAGGGCAACCGGGCGGGCTTCGGGGAGAACGCGAAGAACTACCACGCGTTCGCCATGGAGCAGGACCTGGTGCTGACGCACGCGCTCGGCGACCCGCAGATCGACCGGAGCGCCAGCCCGCTCGACGACCCCGACCTCGCGCTGCGCGTCGTCGAGGAGAACGACGACGGGATCGTCATCCGGGGCGCCAAGCAGCTCGCGACGCTCGCGCCCTTCTCGAACGAGGTGCTCGTGTACCTCAACGGGGTCACCGCCCAGCGCGGGGCGGAGCAGTTCGTGCTGTGGTTCGCCCTGCCCCTGAACGCGCCCGGGCTGACCATCCTGTGCCGCGAGCCGCTGGCACGCCCCGATCGCGCGAACATCCTCGCGGCGTCATACGACGAGCAGGACGCCATGCTCTTCTTCGACGACGTGCTCGTGCCGTGGGACCGCGTCTTCCTGCTCGGCGACGGTCTCCTCGCGGCGAAGGGGCTCACGCGCATCAACGCGTGGAGCATCCAGTCGACGCACATCCGCTTCCACGAGCGGCTGCGGCTGTTCGTGTCCGTCGCGGCCCAGGTCGCGCACGCGATCGGCGTCGACAGCTTCCGCGGCATCCAGGAGGACCTGGGCGAGATCATCTCGTACGCCGAGACCCTGCGCCTCGGGATCGCCGGCGCCGAGGCCCTCGCCACGACCACGCCCACCGGGCTCCTCGCGCCCACGGCGAGCCAGGGCCTGGGCTTCTGGTCGGCCGAGATCTCCGGCCGCGTCGCCGAGATCGTCCGGCGCATCGGCGCGAGCGGGTTCATCATGCAGCCGTCCGAGGGCGATCTCGCGTCGCCCGAGCTGCGCCCGGCGCTCGACAGGTACATGCGCGGTCACGACATCGGCGTCGCCGAGAAGTCCCGGCTGTTCCGCCTGGCCACCGAGCTGGTCAACGACGGGTTCGGGCTGCGTCAGGAGATGTACGAGTACCTGCACCGCGGCGACCCGGGAGCAGGACGCACCCGGCTGCTGCGCGCCTACGACCGCAGCGACGTCGACGCCGTGGTGCGGGACCTCATCTCCCGCCCGTCGTCGCACTGAGACCCGAACGACCCCACCCTCCGAAGGAGCGCATCCGCACCATGATCGTCGACGTTCACGGCCATGTCTCGGCCCCCAGCGAGCTGTACGCCTGGAAGGCGGGCCTGCTCGCGCATCGGGGCTCCCACGGCGTCCGGCCTCCGAGGATCTCGGACGACCAGCTGCGCGAGGCGTACACCGCCCCCAACGCGAGCTTCGGCGACGTGTCGCACTTCCATCACCTCGACACCGCGGGCGTCGACGTCCAGCTGATCTCG
This window of the Microbacterium sp. AB genome carries:
- a CDS encoding 4-hydroxyphenylacetate 3-hydroxylase family protein is translated as MALQTTTAQGLQTGDRFRESLDDGREVWVDGKRIANVAEHAAFKPAVDLFADLFDQRLADPEALAASSFRSPVTGNPVSRSYALPRTAEDLRAKFRASEWWMRQSLGQLGRSPDFMANVVVGLWDYHQELEGNRAGFGENAKNYHAFAMEQDLVLTHALGDPQIDRSASPLDDPDLALRVVEENDDGIVIRGAKQLATLAPFSNEVLVYLNGVTAQRGAEQFVLWFALPLNAPGLTILCREPLARPDRANILAASYDEQDAMLFFDDVLVPWDRVFLLGDGLLAAKGLTRINAWSIQSTHIRFHERLRLFVSVAAQVAHAIGVDSFRGIQEDLGEIISYAETLRLGIAGAEALATTTPTGLLAPTASQGLGFWSAEISGRVAEIVRRIGASGFIMQPSEGDLASPELRPALDRYMRGHDIGVAEKSRLFRLATELVNDGFGLRQEMYEYLHRGDPGAGRTRLLRAYDRSDVDAVVRDLISRPSSH
- a CDS encoding alcohol dehydrogenase catalytic domain-containing protein, encoding MLSAWFRGTGEIDVREVDDPVIVDPRDVVVDISYAGICGSDLWGYRGLLDRPAGSTGHEFIGRVREVGGAVRSLAPGDGVIAPFMYADGTCVECRRGLQPHCANAGRWGKEVPGAQAERIRVPYAEATLVKLPWEADAIDRELARKLIPLTDVFATGTHGASLAGVGSGDVVAVVGDGAVGISAAIASVRRDAARVILFGEQEARLSVAARYGVETVRVDRDESAAERLRSLNGGALADRVVECVGLEAAFDSALGLVRPGGSMGFVGVPHGVDRLPPMRVFDNQTTLAGGVAPVRRYLWQLVNDTFAGGLDVSPLVDRTLPLSDVAAGYEAMSSGEALKVMLTVS
- a CDS encoding PucR family transcriptional regulator — translated: MNFDGRVQELAERIGRPVIVFDHDFNVVAFSVHEGEIDRARLSMILSHRGSTRATEMIREHGVERADGAVLIPVIGDSPPRVVAALRYQGRLTGYVSYVPRDDEPAEGRDAPDIQALRAELGANLAARAAAEREGSDRVLRLATGLLHGDARERQSAAEELLQAGLISSSTVYAAMVFLVGDEDDRSAAMSRLVVDRALARISSITSRTSIGTVIDGEGVLVIPHEVNPQRLESLIAGLSFPGARGAGGSPRASLVDVHESRREAQIAIRATAYAPQRYGATAIWDGLGVDRLLLQLPLDRLTMQDMPDGVRRLLAVSSGADLASTLESYLDNGADAQRTARMLHIHRSTLYYRLDRIRTIVDADLSDGVVRHELHTALRVATLAGIR